Below is a genomic region from Bacteroidia bacterium.
ATTACCCGAGTTTTGATGGTGGTAGGACGATTTTCAACGAAGAAAAGTCCGGAATTATCAATTCCATTTTGAAGCAATAGTTTTTCAAGTTTAAATCCGGCTTCATCCTTACCCAAGAGGCATCCAAGCTGAGTTTTTACCCCAAGTGAAACCAAGTTTAGAGCAACATTGGCTGCACCACCAAGACGATGTTCCCTGGTTGTGAGTTTCACAATTGGCACCGGGGCTTCCGGCGATATCCTTTCAACTGACCCGCGTATGTATTCATCCAGCATGGCATCACCAATTACCAGACAAGAAAGGCCGGACAAGCCATTAAAAAAACGTTCTATTTCGTTGGATTTCAACTTTGAAGTAAATCAATTTGGAGGCAAAATAAAGGAATAAAGACGTTGTTGGTATTTTTGAATGGAATAATCTTTCACATAATTCCTTTTACTCTATTTTCGTGCAAAGGATCATTTTGGCAAAGTGTTTGAGAAGTGACCTGAAACAATAATATGAAAATGAAAAAAACAATCCTTGCGGCCATCCTGGCATTCGGTTATTCCTTGCAGGCCGATTCACAAAAAATTGATCTAAACAAAGTTGGAAATCAAGTAATTAATACTGTAACAGGAAATTCCAATTCCGGAAATTCGAACAGTGGGGTAGCCGGACTCAGCAATGCCGACATAGTTAAAGGATTAAAAGAAGCTTTATCGGTTGGAAGTAAAAATGCCGGAAGCAATGCTTCAAAGGTAGATGGATATTGGAAAAACAATAAAATAAAAATCCCATTTCCAAAAGAAGCAGAAGCTGTAAAAACATATGCCAACAAGCTTGGTTTAAGCAGTCAGGTTACAGCCTTTGAAAAGACCTTAAATAGAGCGGCTGAGGAAGCAGCCAAGGAAGCTGCTCCCATTTTTGTAAGTGCAATTACTTCCATGTCTATTCAGGACGGGGTTGGGATATTAAAAGGAGGTGACAACGCTGCCACCAATTTCTTGAAGACCAAAACCAGCAACGATTTAAAGACCAAATTTAAACCGGTTGTAAAAAAAGCTTTGGCCAAGGTTCAAATAACAAAATATTGGAATCCCCTCATTACAAAATACAATCAAATACCGTTTGTTAAAAAACTCAATCCAAATTTGGAAGATTATGTTACTCAAAAAGCATTGGATGGATTATTCTATTTGGTAGCACAAGAGGAGGCCAAAATCAGGAAAGATCCTGTTGCAAGGGTAAATGATATCTTGAAAAAGGTTTTTGGCGCCTTATTCTAAACAACATTTTTT
It encodes:
- a CDS encoding DUF4197 domain-containing protein, giving the protein MKMKKTILAAILAFGYSLQADSQKIDLNKVGNQVINTVTGNSNSGNSNSGVAGLSNADIVKGLKEALSVGSKNAGSNASKVDGYWKNNKIKIPFPKEAEAVKTYANKLGLSSQVTAFEKTLNRAAEEAAKEAAPIFVSAITSMSIQDGVGILKGGDNAATNFLKTKTSNDLKTKFKPVVKKALAKVQITKYWNPLITKYNQIPFVKKLNPNLEDYVTQKALDGLFYLVAQEEAKIRKDPVARVNDILKKVFGALF